A section of the Enterobacter sp. C2 genome encodes:
- a CDS encoding DUF1360 domain-containing protein: MMTTLTTCLMIALAASSISMTVTQTELFAAFREWTVKKNALIGHLFQCFYCLSHWVVFGGMAVYRPALLSSGFVLIDWVMTAFITITITTLINGLMFKVFQAAISTHVMKHNAQQTLQSQK; this comes from the coding sequence ATGATGACTACCTTAACCACCTGCCTGATGATTGCCCTGGCGGCCAGCAGTATTTCTATGACGGTGACGCAGACCGAACTGTTCGCCGCGTTTCGCGAATGGACGGTAAAGAAAAACGCGCTGATAGGCCACCTGTTTCAGTGCTTCTACTGCTTGAGCCACTGGGTGGTGTTTGGCGGAATGGCAGTATACCGCCCGGCGCTGCTCAGCAGCGGTTTTGTGCTGATTGACTGGGTCATGACGGCATTCATCACCATCACTATCACAACGCTGATTAATGGCCTGATGTTTAAAGTGTTTCAGGCAGCAATTAGTACGCACGTGATGAAGCACAATGCGCAGCAGACGTTGCAATCGCAGAAATAA
- the rep gene encoding DNA helicase Rep encodes MRLNPGQQQAVEFVTGPCLVLAGAGSGKTRVITNKIAHLIHGCGYQARHIAAVTFTNKAAREMKERVGQTLGRKEARGLMISTFHTLGLDIIKREYAALGMKSNFSLFDDTDQVALLKDLTEGLIEDEKTILQQLISTISNWKNDLMTPAQAAAQARGERDRIFAHCYSLYDAHMKACNVLDFDDLILLPTLLLQRNEEVRERWQNKIRYLLVDEYQDTNTSQYELVKLLVGARARFTVVGDDDQSIYSWRGARPQNLVLLSQDFPALQVIKLEQNYRSSGRILKAANILIANNPHVFEKKLFSELGYGPELKVISANHEEHEAERVTGELIAHHFINKTQYKDYAILYRGNHQSRVFEKFLMQNRIPYRISGGTSFFSRPEIKDLLAYLRVLTNPDDDSAFLRIVNTPKREIGPATLQKLGEWANSRNKGLFAASFDMGLTQTLSGRGYESLTRFTHWLSEVQRLAEREPIAAVRDLIHGIDYESWLFETSPSPKAAEMRMKNVNTLFSWMTEMLEGSEIDEPMTLTQVVTRFTLRDMMERGESDEESDQVQLMTLHASKGLEFPYVFLVGMEEGLLPHQSSIDEENIDEERRLAYVGITRAQKELNFTLCKERRQYGELVRPEPSRFLLELPQDDLLWEQERKVVSAEERMHKGQASIANIRAMMAKAKAK; translated from the coding sequence ATGCGTCTAAATCCAGGGCAACAGCAAGCCGTCGAATTCGTCACCGGACCCTGCCTGGTACTGGCAGGAGCTGGATCCGGTAAAACCCGCGTCATTACCAACAAGATAGCGCACCTGATCCACGGCTGCGGCTACCAGGCCCGGCATATCGCGGCGGTCACCTTTACCAACAAAGCCGCACGCGAGATGAAAGAGCGCGTGGGCCAGACGCTGGGACGCAAAGAGGCGCGCGGGCTGATGATCTCCACTTTCCACACCCTGGGGTTGGATATCATCAAGCGCGAGTATGCCGCGTTGGGCATGAAATCTAACTTTTCGCTTTTTGACGATACCGATCAGGTCGCACTGCTCAAGGATCTTACCGAAGGGTTGATCGAAGATGAGAAAACGATCCTTCAGCAGCTGATCTCGACGATCTCTAACTGGAAAAACGATCTGATGACACCGGCGCAGGCGGCAGCGCAGGCCAGGGGCGAGCGGGACCGCATTTTTGCCCACTGCTACAGCCTGTATGACGCCCATATGAAGGCCTGCAACGTGCTGGACTTCGATGACCTGATCCTCCTCCCGACCCTGCTGCTCCAGCGCAATGAAGAGGTGCGCGAGCGCTGGCAGAACAAGATCCGCTATCTGCTGGTGGATGAGTATCAGGATACCAACACCAGCCAGTACGAGCTGGTTAAGCTGCTGGTGGGTGCCCGGGCGCGCTTTACGGTGGTAGGTGATGACGATCAGTCGATCTACTCCTGGCGCGGTGCACGGCCACAGAACCTGGTCCTGCTTAGCCAGGATTTCCCGGCATTGCAGGTGATCAAGCTGGAGCAGAACTATCGTTCATCGGGGCGTATCCTGAAGGCGGCCAACATTCTGATCGCCAACAACCCACACGTTTTTGAAAAAAAGCTCTTTTCAGAGCTGGGTTACGGGCCAGAGCTGAAGGTGATCAGCGCTAACCATGAAGAGCATGAGGCAGAGCGCGTCACGGGCGAGCTGATTGCGCACCACTTTATCAATAAGACCCAGTACAAAGATTACGCCATTCTCTATCGCGGTAACCATCAGTCGCGGGTATTTGAAAAATTCCTGATGCAGAACCGTATTCCGTACCGTATTTCGGGCGGAACCTCGTTCTTCTCCCGTCCGGAAATCAAAGACCTGCTGGCCTACCTGCGGGTGCTGACCAATCCGGACGACGACAGCGCCTTCCTGCGTATCGTTAACACGCCGAAGCGTGAGATCGGGCCAGCGACGCTGCAAAAGCTGGGGGAGTGGGCCAACTCGCGCAACAAAGGTCTGTTTGCCGCCAGCTTTGACATGGGCCTTACCCAGACGCTGAGCGGGCGCGGATACGAGTCGCTGACCCGCTTTACCCACTGGCTAAGCGAAGTACAGCGTCTCGCTGAACGGGAGCCGATTGCCGCAGTGCGCGACCTAATCCATGGTATCGACTACGAATCCTGGCTGTTTGAAACGTCGCCTAGCCCCAAAGCAGCCGAGATGCGGATGAAAAACGTCAACACGCTCTTTAGCTGGATGACCGAGATGCTGGAAGGGTCAGAGATCGACGAGCCGATGACCCTTACTCAGGTGGTGACGCGCTTTACCCTGCGCGACATGATGGAGCGGGGTGAAAGCGATGAAGAGTCGGATCAGGTTCAACTCATGACCCTGCACGCCTCCAAGGGACTGGAGTTCCCTTATGTGTTCCTGGTCGGTATGGAAGAGGGGCTGCTGCCTCACCAGAGCAGCATCGATGAAGAGAACATCGACGAAGAGCGCCGGCTGGCCTATGTCGGCATCACCCGGGCGCAAAAAGAGCTCAACTTTACCCTGTGTAAAGAGCGTCGTCAGTATGGCGAACTGGTGCGCCCCGAGCCGAGTCGCTTCCTGCTGGAACTGCCGCAGGACGATCTGCTCTGGGAGCAGGAGCGTAAAGTGGTGAGTGCAGAAGAGCGGATGCACAAGGGGCAGGCGAGTATTGCCAATATTCGGGCGATGATGGCGAAAGCCAAAGCTAAATAG
- the ilvY gene encoding HTH-type transcriptional activator IlvY encodes MDLRDLKIFLHLAESRHFGRSARAMHVSPSTLSRQIQRLEEDLGQPLFVRDNRTVTLTEAGDELRTFAQQTLLQYQQLRHTIDQKGPLLSGELRLFCSVTAAYSHLPPILDRFRAEHPSVEIKLTTGDAADAVERVVTGEADLAIAGKPEALPGAVAFSMLENLAVVLIAPALPCPVRSQISVPEPDWSTVPFIMADQGPVRKRIELWFRRQKISNPSIYATVGGHEAMVSMVALGCGVALIPEVVLENSPEPVRNRVMILERSDEKTPFELGVCAQKKRLHEPLISAFWEILPNP; translated from the coding sequence ATGGATCTGCGCGATCTAAAAATCTTTCTCCACCTGGCGGAGAGCCGCCACTTCGGCCGCAGCGCACGGGCGATGCACGTCAGCCCGTCGACGCTGTCGCGTCAGATCCAGCGCCTGGAGGAAGATCTCGGCCAGCCGCTGTTTGTGCGAGACAATCGCACCGTTACCCTGACCGAGGCAGGTGACGAGCTGCGGACCTTCGCCCAGCAGACCCTGCTCCAGTATCAGCAGCTGCGCCACACCATTGATCAGAAGGGCCCTTTGCTCTCCGGCGAGCTGCGGCTGTTCTGCTCGGTAACGGCGGCCTACAGCCATCTGCCACCGATCCTTGACCGTTTCCGCGCCGAGCACCCCTCGGTTGAGATCAAACTCACCACCGGTGATGCCGCCGATGCGGTAGAGCGCGTGGTCACCGGTGAGGCGGATCTGGCGATTGCAGGTAAGCCAGAGGCGCTGCCCGGCGCGGTGGCCTTTTCGATGCTGGAAAACCTGGCGGTGGTGCTGATTGCCCCGGCGCTGCCTTGCCCGGTACGCAGCCAAATTTCGGTGCCGGAACCTGACTGGTCAACGGTGCCCTTTATCATGGCCGATCAGGGGCCGGTACGAAAACGCATTGAGCTGTGGTTCCGGCGGCAGAAGATCAGTAATCCATCGATCTATGCCACCGTCGGCGGCCATGAGGCGATGGTCTCAATGGTAGCCCTCGGCTGCGGCGTGGCGCTGATCCCGGAAGTAGTGCTGGAAAACAGCCCCGAGCCGGTGCGCAACCGCGTGATGATTTTAGAGCGCAGCGATGAGAAGACGCCGTTTGAGCTTGGCGTCTGCGCACAAAAAAAGCGGCTGCATGAGCCGCTTATTAGCGCGTTCTGGGAGATCCTGCCAAACCCTTAA
- the rhlB gene encoding ATP-dependent RNA helicase RhlB, which produces MSKTHLTEQKFSDFALHPKVIEALENKGFHNCTPIQALALPLTLAGRDVAGQAQTGTGKTMAFLTSTFHYLLSHPAIEDRKVNQPRALIMAPTRELAVQIHADAEPLAQTTGLKLGLAYGGDGYDKQLKVLESGVDILIGTTGRLIDYAKQNHINLGAIQVVVLDEADRMYDLGFIKDIRWLFRRMPATNQRLNMLFSATLSYRVRELAFEQMNNAEYVEVEPEQKTGHRIKEELFYPSNEEKMRLLQTLIEEEWPDRAIIFANTKHRCEDIWGHLAADGHRVGLLTGDVAQKKRLRILEEFTSGDIDILVATDVAARGLHIPAVTHVFNYDLPDDCEDYVHRIGRTGRAGASGNSISLACEEYALNLPAIETYIGHSIPVSKYNPDALLSELPPPKRLPRARPGNGPRRTGGGAPRNRRRSG; this is translated from the coding sequence ATGAGCAAAACACATTTAACAGAACAGAAGTTTTCCGACTTCGCCCTGCACCCGAAGGTGATTGAAGCCCTTGAAAATAAAGGCTTTCATAACTGCACCCCCATCCAGGCACTCGCCCTTCCGCTGACGTTGGCGGGTCGGGATGTAGCGGGACAGGCGCAAACCGGTACCGGCAAAACGATGGCGTTTCTGACGTCAACGTTTCATTATCTTCTCTCTCACCCGGCGATCGAAGACCGCAAGGTGAACCAACCGCGCGCGCTGATCATGGCTCCAACCCGTGAGCTGGCGGTGCAAATTCATGCCGATGCTGAGCCGCTGGCCCAGACTACCGGCCTGAAACTGGGCCTCGCCTACGGCGGCGACGGCTATGACAAACAGCTTAAGGTGCTGGAGAGCGGCGTTGATATTCTTATCGGCACCACCGGCCGCCTGATCGATTACGCCAAACAGAACCATATCAACCTGGGCGCGATCCAGGTCGTGGTGCTGGACGAAGCCGACCGCATGTATGACCTCGGCTTTATTAAAGACATCCGCTGGCTGTTCCGTCGCATGCCTGCGACAAACCAGCGCCTGAATATGCTCTTCTCTGCCACGCTCTCTTATCGCGTACGTGAGCTGGCGTTTGAGCAGATGAACAACGCTGAGTATGTGGAAGTGGAACCGGAACAGAAAACCGGCCACCGTATTAAAGAAGAGCTTTTCTATCCGTCCAACGAAGAGAAAATGCGTCTGCTGCAAACGCTGATCGAAGAGGAGTGGCCGGATCGCGCCATCATCTTCGCCAACACCAAGCACCGCTGTGAAGATATCTGGGGCCACCTGGCTGCCGATGGTCATCGCGTTGGCCTGCTGACCGGCGACGTGGCGCAGAAAAAACGCCTGCGTATTCTCGAAGAGTTTACCAGTGGTGATATAGACATCCTGGTAGCGACCGACGTTGCCGCGCGTGGCCTGCATATTCCGGCCGTGACCCACGTCTTTAACTACGATCTGCCAGACGACTGCGAAGACTATGTTCACCGTATTGGCCGTACCGGTCGCGCGGGCGCAAGCGGCAATTCAATCAGCCTTGCCTGTGAAGAGTATGCCCTGAACCTGCCGGCTATCGAGACCTATATCGGTCACTCGATTCCAGTCAGTAAATACAATCCGGATGCGCTCCTGAGCGAACTGCCACCGCCGAAGCGCCTGCCTCGCGCGCGTCCAGGCAATGGCCCACGCCGCACCGGTGGTGGTGCACCACGTAACAGACGTCGTTCAGGTTAA
- the ilvC gene encoding ketol-acid reductoisomerase, translating to MANYFNTLNLRQQLAQLGKCRFMGRDEFADGASYLQGKKVVIVGCGAQGLNQGLNMRDSGLDIAYALRKEAIAEKRASWRKATENGFKVGTYEELIPQADLVVNLTPDKQHSDVVRTVQPLMKDGAALGYSHGFNIVEVGEQIRKDITVVMVAPKCPGTEVREEYKRGFGVPTLIAVHPENDPKGEGMAIAKAWAAATGGHRAGVLESSFVAEVKSDLMGEQTILCGMLQAGSLLCFDKLVEEGTDPAYAEKLIQFGWETITEALKQGGITLMMDRLSNPAKLRAYALSEQLKEIMAPLFQKHMDDIISGEFSSGMMADWANDDKNLLTWREETGKTAFETAPQFDGKISEQEYFDKGVLMIAMVKAGVELAFETMVDSGIIEESAYYESLHELPLIANTIARKRLYEMNVVISDTAEYGNYLFSYACVPLLKEFMTTLQAGDLGKAVEGTAVDNAQLRDVNEAIRSHEIEKVGQKLRGYMTDMKRIAVAG from the coding sequence ATGGCTAACTACTTTAATACACTGAACCTGCGCCAGCAGCTGGCCCAGTTGGGTAAATGTCGCTTTATGGGACGCGATGAATTCGCCGATGGCGCGAGCTACCTGCAGGGTAAAAAAGTGGTTATCGTCGGCTGTGGCGCTCAGGGCCTGAACCAGGGCCTGAACATGCGTGACTCCGGTCTGGATATCGCCTACGCGCTGCGTAAAGAGGCGATTGCGGAGAAGCGTGCGTCATGGCGTAAAGCCACCGAAAACGGTTTTAAAGTAGGCACCTATGAAGAGCTGATCCCGCAGGCGGACCTGGTGGTTAACCTGACGCCAGACAAGCAGCACTCTGACGTGGTGCGTACCGTACAGCCGCTGATGAAAGACGGCGCGGCGCTGGGCTACTCCCACGGCTTCAACATCGTGGAAGTGGGCGAGCAGATCCGTAAAGATATCACCGTGGTGATGGTTGCCCCGAAATGTCCGGGTACCGAAGTACGTGAAGAGTACAAGCGTGGTTTTGGTGTGCCGACGCTGATCGCCGTGCACCCGGAGAACGATCCGAAAGGCGAAGGCATGGCGATCGCTAAAGCCTGGGCTGCGGCCACCGGCGGCCACCGTGCGGGCGTGCTGGAGTCCTCCTTCGTTGCCGAAGTAAAATCTGACCTGATGGGTGAGCAGACTATCCTCTGCGGTATGCTGCAGGCGGGCTCGCTGCTGTGCTTCGACAAGCTGGTGGAAGAGGGTACCGATCCGGCCTACGCTGAGAAACTGATTCAGTTCGGCTGGGAAACCATCACCGAAGCGCTGAAGCAGGGCGGCATCACCCTGATGATGGATCGCCTCTCTAACCCGGCGAAGCTGCGTGCCTATGCGCTCTCCGAACAGCTGAAAGAGATCATGGCTCCGCTGTTCCAGAAGCATATGGATGACATCATCTCCGGCGAGTTCTCCTCCGGCATGATGGCCGACTGGGCCAACGACGATAAGAACCTGCTGACCTGGCGCGAAGAGACCGGCAAAACCGCGTTTGAGACCGCCCCGCAGTTTGACGGCAAAATCAGCGAGCAGGAGTACTTCGACAAGGGCGTACTGATGATCGCCATGGTGAAAGCGGGCGTTGAGCTGGCATTTGAAACCATGGTCGATTCCGGCATCATTGAAGAGTCCGCCTACTACGAGTCGCTGCACGAGCTGCCGCTGATCGCCAACACCATCGCGCGTAAGCGTCTGTATGAGATGAACGTGGTGATCTCCGATACCGCAGAGTACGGTAACTACCTCTTCTCCTACGCTTGCGTACCGCTGCTGAAAGAGTTCATGACCACCCTGCAGGCAGGCGATCTGGGCAAAGCGGTAGAGGGCACGGCGGTAGACAACGCCCAGCTGCGTGACGTGAACGAAGCAATCCGCAGCCACGAGATCGAGAAGGTGGGCCAGAAGCTGCGCGGCTATATGACCGATATGAAGCGTATCGCCGTAGCGGGTTAA
- the ppiC gene encoding peptidylprolyl isomerase PpiC, translating into MAKTAAAMHILVKEEKLALDLLEQIKNGGDFEKLAKKHSTCPSGKKGGHLGEFRQGQMVPAFDKVVFSCPVLEPTGPLHTQFGYHIIKVLYRN; encoded by the coding sequence ATGGCAAAAACAGCGGCAGCGATGCATATCCTTGTTAAAGAAGAGAAACTGGCTCTGGATCTTCTGGAGCAGATCAAAAACGGCGGCGATTTCGAGAAGCTGGCGAAGAAACACTCTACCTGCCCGTCGGGCAAAAAGGGCGGTCACCTGGGTGAATTCCGCCAGGGCCAGATGGTGCCAGCCTTCGATAAAGTGGTGTTCTCCTGCCCGGTGCTGGAGCCGACCGGCCCGCTGCACACCCAGTTCGGTTACCACATTATCAAAGTGTTGTACCGTAACTAA
- the trxA gene encoding thioredoxin TrxA: MSDKIIHLTDDSFDTDVLKAEGLTLVDFWAEWCGPCKMIAPILDEIADEYQGKLTVAKLNIDQNPGTAPKYGIRGIPTLLLFKNGEVAATKVGALSKGQLKEFLDANLA; the protein is encoded by the coding sequence ATGAGCGATAAAATTATTCACCTGACCGACGACAGTTTTGACACGGACGTACTCAAAGCGGAAGGGCTGACCCTCGTCGATTTCTGGGCAGAGTGGTGTGGTCCGTGCAAAATGATCGCCCCGATTCTGGATGAGATCGCTGACGAGTACCAGGGCAAGCTGACCGTAGCGAAGCTGAACATCGACCAGAACCCAGGCACCGCGCCGAAATACGGCATCCGCGGTATCCCGACCCTGCTGCTGTTCAAAAACGGCGAAGTGGCGGCCACCAAGGTAGGCGCGCTCTCTAAAGGGCAGCTGAAAGAGTTCCTCGACGCTAACCTGGCGTAA
- a CDS encoding Rrf2 family transcriptional regulator yields the protein MKTNNSFSATLHILLHLEQMDKPLTSEQMAAFIDGNPAFIRKLLAGLRENNIVCATKGHHGGWRLCRSVGEITLYDIYKALGEPTLFALGNRSENPQCLVEQGVNRVMSATLADAQTLILDRFKSLTLQDIGREFISYFNDKGHDL from the coding sequence ATGAAAACAAATAACTCATTCTCCGCAACGCTACATATCCTGCTTCACCTGGAGCAGATGGATAAACCTCTGACGTCAGAACAGATGGCTGCCTTTATCGACGGAAATCCGGCGTTCATCCGCAAGCTGCTTGCCGGACTTCGGGAAAACAATATTGTCTGTGCCACTAAGGGGCATCACGGCGGCTGGCGGCTGTGCCGTTCAGTTGGAGAGATTACGCTTTACGATATCTATAAGGCGCTGGGCGAGCCGACGCTGTTTGCGCTAGGTAACCGCAGCGAAAACCCGCAGTGTCTGGTGGAGCAGGGGGTAAATAGGGTCATGTCAGCGACACTTGCCGACGCACAAACGCTAATCCTTGACCGCTTCAAAAGCCTGACGTTGCAGGATATCGGCCGCGAATTTATCAGTTACTTCAACGACAAAGGCCATGACCTATGA
- a CDS encoding class I SAM-dependent methyltransferase translates to MHNAEQTPECFWESHYDAMSPVSNGIPGKILVRFTEGLTPGNALELGCGRGDDAVWLARRGWQVTAVDLSHRALEYASANAERAGVHITFECHDLTQSFPAGKYDLIVASFLESPLDFDRATIFRTALGHTAPGGLLLITSHGKAPSWSKHPRPFLSASEVLATLKPLPQGWKVEFCEEVSRVMAGPEGQQDEVSDSVVALRRE, encoded by the coding sequence ATGCACAACGCTGAACAAACGCCGGAATGCTTCTGGGAGTCGCACTACGATGCCATGTCCCCTGTGTCTAATGGTATTCCGGGAAAAATTCTGGTGCGCTTCACCGAAGGATTAACACCGGGTAACGCACTGGAACTGGGCTGCGGACGGGGAGATGATGCGGTCTGGCTAGCCAGGCGGGGCTGGCAGGTAACGGCGGTGGATCTTTCTCATCGGGCGCTTGAATATGCTTCGGCAAACGCCGAGCGCGCGGGCGTTCACATTACTTTCGAATGCCATGACCTCACGCAAAGCTTCCCGGCAGGTAAATATGACCTGATTGTCGCCTCCTTCCTGGAGTCACCGCTAGACTTCGATCGTGCCACCATTTTCCGTACCGCGTTGGGTCATACTGCTCCAGGTGGTCTCCTCCTCATAACTTCACACGGTAAGGCTCCGAGCTGGTCCAAACACCCACGCCCGTTCCTTTCAGCCAGTGAGGTTCTTGCCACGCTGAAGCCACTGCCACAAGGTTGGAAAGTCGAATTCTGCGAAGAGGTTTCACGGGTGATGGCAGGGCCAGAAGGGCAGCAGGATGAAGTATCCGACTCAGTGGTGGCGCTGCGTCGCGAATAA
- the rho gene encoding transcription termination factor Rho: protein MNLTELKNTPVSELITLGENMGLENQARMRKQDIIFAILKQHAKSGEDIFGDGVLEILQDGFGFLRSADSSYLAGPDDIYVSPSQIRRFNLRTGDTISGKIRPPKEGERYFALLKVNEVNYDKPENSRNKILFENLTPLHANSRLRMERGNGSTEDLTARVLDLASPIGRGQRGLIVAPPKAGKTMLLQNIAQSIAYNHPDCVLMVLLIDERPEEVTEMQRLVKGEVVASTFDEPASRHVQVAEMVIEKAKRLVEHKKDVIILLDSITRLARAYNTVVPASGKVLTGGVDANALHRPKRFFGAARNVEEGGSLTIIATALVDTGSKMDEVIYEEFKGTGNMELHLARKIAEKRVFPAIDYNRSGTRKEELLTTQEELQKMWILRKIIHPMGEIDAMEFLINKLAMTKTNDDFFDMMKRS from the coding sequence ATGAATCTTACCGAATTAAAGAATACGCCGGTTTCTGAGCTGATTACTCTCGGCGAAAATATGGGTCTGGAAAACCAGGCTCGTATGCGCAAGCAGGACATCATTTTTGCCATCCTGAAGCAGCATGCTAAGAGTGGCGAAGATATCTTTGGCGACGGTGTGTTAGAGATATTGCAGGACGGATTTGGTTTCCTCCGCTCCGCAGACAGCTCCTACCTCGCCGGTCCTGATGACATCTACGTATCCCCTAGCCAAATCCGCCGTTTCAACCTCCGCACTGGTGACACCATTTCAGGTAAGATTCGTCCTCCGAAAGAGGGTGAACGTTACTTTGCGCTGTTGAAGGTTAATGAGGTTAACTACGACAAACCGGAAAACTCGCGTAATAAGATCCTGTTTGAAAACTTAACCCCGCTGCACGCCAACTCGCGTCTGCGTATGGAGCGCGGTAACGGTTCAACAGAAGATTTAACCGCCCGTGTTCTGGACCTGGCATCGCCGATTGGCCGTGGCCAGCGTGGCCTGATCGTTGCACCGCCGAAAGCGGGTAAGACCATGCTGCTGCAGAACATCGCCCAGAGCATTGCCTACAACCACCCGGACTGTGTCCTGATGGTGCTGCTGATCGACGAGCGTCCGGAAGAAGTGACCGAGATGCAGCGTCTGGTTAAAGGCGAAGTGGTTGCGTCTACCTTTGATGAGCCAGCGTCTCGCCACGTTCAGGTTGCCGAGATGGTTATCGAGAAAGCGAAGCGTCTGGTTGAGCATAAAAAAGACGTTATCATTCTGCTCGACTCCATCACCCGTCTGGCCCGTGCTTATAACACCGTCGTACCGGCTTCTGGCAAGGTGCTGACTGGTGGTGTGGATGCCAACGCCCTGCACCGTCCGAAACGTTTCTTCGGTGCTGCGCGTAATGTGGAAGAGGGCGGTAGCCTGACCATCATCGCTACTGCGCTGGTGGATACCGGCTCTAAAATGGATGAAGTTATCTACGAAGAGTTTAAAGGTACCGGCAACATGGAACTGCACCTCGCGCGTAAAATCGCTGAGAAACGCGTCTTCCCGGCTATCGATTACAACCGCTCCGGTACGCGTAAAGAAGAGCTGCTCACCACTCAGGAAGAGCTGCAGAAAATGTGGATCCTGCGCAAAATCATTCACCCGATGGGAGAGATTGACGCAATGGAGTTCCTCATCAATAAACTGGCGATGACCAAAACCAACGACGACTTCTTCGATATGATGAAGCGCTCGTAA
- the gppA gene encoding guanosine-5'-triphosphate,3'-diphosphate diphosphatase yields the protein MLTSNSLYAAIDLGSNSFHMLVVREVAGSIQTLTRIKRKVRLAAGLDSDNRLSPDAMARGWQCLRLFAERLQDIPPMQIRVVATATLRLAVNAGEFLATAQEILGTTVQVISGEDEARLIYQGVAHTTGGDDRRLVVDIGGASTELVTGAGAQATSLFSLSMGCVTWLERFFTDRNLAQENFDAAEKAAREVLLPVADALRRHGWKICVGASGTVQALQEIMMAQGMDECITLAKLQQLKQRAIQCGRLEELEIEGLTLERALVFPSGLAILIAIFSELEVQGMTLAGGALREGLVYGMLHLPVDHDIRSRTLRNLQRRFMVDSGQAQRVAQLASRFAEQVQAEWQLEPLSRELLMGACHLHEIGLSVDFKHASQHAAYLVRNLDLPGFTPAQKKLLATLLLNQTNPVDLSSLHQQNAVPPRTAEHLCRLLRLAIIFASRRRDEFLPDVSLTAHGEALTLTLPEGWLATHPLGAETLDQECQWQSYVHWALAVN from the coding sequence ATGCTCACCTCTAACTCGCTCTACGCCGCTATTGATTTAGGTTCGAACAGTTTTCATATGCTGGTTGTGCGCGAGGTAGCGGGGAGTATACAGACCCTGACCCGCATTAAACGTAAAGTACGCCTCGCGGCAGGGCTGGACAGCGATAACCGGCTCTCTCCGGACGCCATGGCGCGTGGCTGGCAGTGTCTGCGCCTGTTTGCTGAACGGCTACAGGATATCCCACCCATGCAGATCCGGGTGGTCGCCACGGCAACGCTGCGCCTGGCTGTTAACGCCGGGGAGTTTCTTGCCACCGCGCAGGAGATTTTAGGCACGACTGTCCAGGTGATTAGCGGTGAAGATGAGGCGCGGCTGATCTATCAGGGCGTGGCCCATACTACCGGCGGGGACGATCGCCGCCTGGTCGTCGATATCGGCGGGGCCAGCACCGAGCTGGTGACCGGCGCCGGCGCGCAGGCTACCTCCCTCTTTAGCCTGTCGATGGGCTGTGTTACCTGGCTCGAACGCTTCTTCACCGATCGCAACCTGGCTCAGGAAAATTTCGACGCGGCGGAAAAGGCTGCGCGGGAGGTTCTGCTGCCGGTAGCCGATGCGCTGCGTCGTCACGGCTGGAAAATCTGCGTAGGGGCATCCGGCACCGTTCAGGCGTTGCAGGAGATCATGATGGCGCAGGGCATGGATGAGTGCATCACCCTTGCCAAACTGCAGCAGCTAAAGCAGCGCGCTATTCAGTGCGGTCGTCTGGAAGAGCTGGAGATTGAAGGGCTAACGCTTGAGCGGGCGCTGGTCTTCCCGAGCGGCCTGGCCATTCTGATCGCTATCTTTAGCGAGCTGGAGGTTCAGGGCATGACCCTGGCTGGCGGCGCACTGCGTGAAGGGCTGGTCTATGGCATGCTGCATCTGCCCGTCGATCACGATATTCGCAGCCGCACGCTGCGTAATCTTCAGCGCCGTTTTATGGTCGACTCCGGCCAGGCCCAGCGCGTGGCCCAACTGGCCTCCCGCTTTGCGGAGCAGGTTCAGGCTGAATGGCAGCTGGAGCCGTTAAGCCGCGAGCTGCTGATGGGCGCCTGCCATCTGCATGAGATTGGCCTGAGCGTCGATTTTAAGCACGCTTCCCAGCACGCCGCCTACCTGGTGCGTAACCTGGATCTGCCCGGCTTCACGCCTGCGCAGAAGAAGCTGCTGGCCACCCTCCTGCTCAATCAGACTAACCCGGTCGATCTCTCTTCGCTGCATCAGCAAAACGCTGTACCGCCGCGGACCGCGGAGCATCTCTGTCGTCTGCTGCGCCTGGCGATCATCTTTGCCAGTCGCCGCCGGGATGAGTTCTTACCCGACGTCTCTTTGACCGCCCACGGTGAGGCATTAACGCTCACGCTACCGGAGGGCTGGCTGGCGACGCACCCGCTGGGTGCTGAGACGCTCGATCAGGAGTGCCAGTGGCAGAGCTACGTTCACTGGGCGCTGGCGGTCAATTAG